CCAGTGTGGTTTGCGCCGGGTCCTGGGCCTTGGCCGGGTCGAGTTGGTCCAGTGCGGTCAGGTTTTCCTTGCTCTGCTGCACTATATCGTCGAAGCGTTGCTCCGAATCCTTGATATGAGCCGGGCTGAGCTTTTCGGGGCCGGTGAGCGTGGGAAGCAGCGCGACGTACTGCTTTTGCTGCGTCAGTAGCTGCTCATGCTGCTGGTGAATGGTGGCCACCCGTGGGTCCGGCTTGGCCACCTCGGAACTGCAGCTGATAGCCAGCAGCGCCAAGGGCAGGCAAAGGAAAGTTTTCATAAGTCGGAAGTAGGGATTGGGTAGGAAGCTGTCGCGCTAGCGGGCCGTCATGAAAGCGCGCATCGATTCGCGGTCCTGCACCTGCTGCGCCTGCTGTTGCGCAATAGCCCGGCACTTGCTGCTGAAGTAGTTCATCAGGTTGTGCTGCTCGCTGATGCGGTCGGCGATGTTGTCGATGAATTCGATGCGCTCCGGGTCGGTCATTTTCGCCTTGCTGGCGCTGAGCACTCCGGCCAGCTCACCCATCAGGGCAATGTTTTCCGTCAGAATGCCTTGGTACACCGTCGAGGCTTCGCTGAGCTGGGCCGGTGACAATTGCTTGGTGCGCAGTTCAGGAATGATGGCTGAAAACTGGCTTATCATCTCGCTCTGGTGGGTGTAGATTTCCCGCACCCGGCGGTAGTTGCGCACGCCGGCGCTGATTTGCAGCAGGCTGCTGTACCACTGGTCGTGCAGGGCTTGGGTCTGGTCGATAACGCCCTTAATCTGGCCGCTGACCTTGGTCATGTCGCCCGCCAGCACCTTGCCCTGCCCCAGCAGCGTAGTCGAAATGCCCTGGTGCACCACCTGCTTGCGGGACTGGTCTTCGGCAATTGGGGCCGAGATAACGGCCGGCATTTGTGCGTAAGCCGGGCCAGCCAGCAGGGCCAGGCCCACAACGAGGAGTTGAGTGCTTGATTTCATAGTAGTTAGCCTGTGAAAGTGGAAGTAGACCTTAGCGGGCGCCCATTAGCGCATTGAGTGCTTGCGTGTCCTGTGCTTTCTGCTCGGCCAAGTGCATCTGCACGAGGTTGCGCTGGGTGAAGTAGTTGATAAGGCCCAGCTGGTCGGTGATTTTGGCGTCGAGCTTGTCAATGAAGCGCATCCGGTCGGCGTCGGTCATTTTGAGCATGGCCGGGCTCACGATGGTCTGCAAATCCGAGAGCGTATTGGCACTTTCGGTTAGCATCTTGGTGTAAATCGTCGTCATGGCCGAAAGCTGCTCCGGGGCCACGTAGGGCGACTGGCGCAGGGTTTCGATGGCCGTCGAGTAGTTCTGAATGATGCGGCCCTGCTTCTCAAACACCGATTGCACGCGCCGGTAGCCACGCACCGCCGAGCTGACTTGTAGTAGACCGTCGTACCAGGTTTTGGCCAGCTGCAGGTTCTTTTCCGAGAAGACCTTTGTCAGTTCCTGCTCCTTCACGCCAGCCTTCACCAGCACGTTTGCCGCCGAGGAAAGGCCCTTCATGGTATTCTGCAGGCCGGTTTGCACTCCCGACTGCACCTCCAGCACCGGGGCCGTAACCACGAGCTGCGCGGAAGCCTTGTTGATGCCAAAACCTAGTAAGGCCAAGCTTAAGAGCGTGATTCTCGTTTTCATATTTTCCCCTTTGGTTCAGTTCAAATGCCCTACCCTTCGCGCAGCTCGTTGGCGAAAAGCTTGATGGCCGTAGGCATATCGCCCGTCTGCTTGAGCTTCTCGAACAGCCGCACTTTCTCGGTTTCCTCGGTGGTGTAAGTCACGTATTCTTCCTTCGACACCTCGATGGCATACACCTTCGACACGACCCCGCCCAGGCTGATAAACACCTCCGTGTAGCGGCCCCGGGTGGCCTTGTTGTCGCGGTTGATGCTCAGCACCAAGTCCTTTTCCTTGGGCGTGAGCGAGAGCAGCGCCTGAATCTCATCGAAGCGGTTGATGAACTTGCGTTGGTCGAGCAGAATCTTGCAGTCGGAGTTGTTGATGATGGCGTCCTTGACAATCTCGTTGCCGATAATGTCGTCGATTTCCTGCGTCACCACGATGGCCTCGCCGAAAAACTTGCGCACCGTCTTAAAGAGATACTTGATGTAGGCGGCCATGCCGGGCGTGGTCAGCGCCTTCCAGGCCTCTTCAATCAGAATCATTTTCCGTACTCCTTTCAGCTTGCGCATCTTGGAGATGAAGGTTTCCATGATGATGAGCGTGACCACCGGAAACAGAATGGGATGGTCCTTGATGTTGTCGAGCTCGAACACGATGAAGGGGGCTTGCACCAGGTCCAGCTCCTTTTCAGAGTTCAGCAGGTAGTCGTACTCGCCGCCCCGGTAGTAGGGCTTGAGCACGTAGATGAAATTGTCGATGTCGAAATCCTTCTCCCGGACCTTTTCCTCCTCCAGAATCTTGCGATAAGGTCCTTTAACAAACTCGTAGAACGTGTTGAAGCTCGGCTTGATAAGCTCATTTGCTTCCAGCATCACGTAATACAAACTCACGGCCGTGGAGAGCGAGACATATTCCGACTGGCTCACGCTTTCGTCGTCCTTTTTCCAGAGCGCCTGCAGCAGCGTTTTGATGGATTCCTTCTTTTCCACATCCAGCTTGCCGGATATCAGGAAGGGGTTGAAGGCAATCGGGTCGTCCTCCTCGTAGGTGAAGTACACCCCGCCCACCAGCTCGCAGAGGCCTTTGTAGGAGTTGCCGGTGTCCACCAGCAGCACGTGGGCGCCCTGCTCGTAGTACTGGCGCACCATGTGGTTGGTGAAAAACGACTTGCCCGAACCCGAGGGGCCGAGCACGAACTTGTTGCGGTTGAAGATGATTTGCTTCTTCATCGGCTCATCCGAAATGTCCACCAGCACGGGCTTGCCCGTGAGGCGGTCGGAGAGCTTGATGCCCTTGGTGGCCCCGGTGCTGCGGTAGTTGGTTTCGCAGGCCCAGAAGCAAACGGCCTGCTCGATGAAGGTGTAGAAAGTTTCTTCGCTCGGAAAGTCGCCCGCATTGCCCGGGATGCCGCCCCAGTAGAGCGCGGCGATGTCCACCGTGTTCTGCCGCGGCTTGCAGTTCATGGCGTTGAAGGCGGCGTTCACTAACTTGCGCACTTCGGTCAGCTCCTCCTCGTGCCGGCCCCAGGTGAGTACGTTGCAGTGCACCCGCACCGGTCGGCGCTTGTGGGCAATCAGCTCGTTGAGGAAGGCGTTGTAATACTCGAAGTTGATGGCGTTCTGCCGCGAGTAGAGCGAGAGCGAGTTGAGTCGGTCCTTCTTCTGCTCGAAGGTTTTGACCGTCTTGGTGGTGTTGTCCAGGAACACGTACTGGTTCAGGATGTGGTTGGCACCCAGCAACAGCCCCAGCGGGGCGGCAAACGAAATGGGGAAGTCCGAGTACTCGGTGCTGTATTGCTCGTAGCGAATGTCGGTTTCCACCGAGGTGGGCAAGTCATCGAGGTTGGCCACCGAGAACATCTGGCAGAACTCCGCCCCCACTTTCAGCCCTTCAGTCAGGTCCAGGTCCACCTGCAGGGCCTGGTCGGACAAATCCAGCGCCAGGTATTTTTCCAGCAGGCCGGCCTTTTCGGCCGTGCCGGCCAGCTCATCCGAGGTGAGCCGGTGCGAGCGGATGTAGGGCGCGTTGGTGGGCCCCACCCCTTCCAGCGTGCGCACGAACTGGCCCACGTTGTCGAAAAAGCTCTCCAGCACCTTGGTGTCGAGCATGTCCTTGGGCACGATGTTGCGCCGGGCCAGCAGCCCCGAGGTGCTGCCCCAGTTGGGCCGCTCCGACGAGGTTTTGGTGATGTAGAGGTAGCAGAAGTGGTTGAGGAAGGGCCGCTCGTTGAAATGGCGCTCGTAGGCCGAAGACAGCAGCGTGCGCTCGGCCTCGAAGCCGGGGGCGTACTTATCCTCCACGTACCAGTCCTGCTTGTGCACCACGCAGTGGTCGGGCAGCAGGCGCACGGCTTTCACGAAAGCCGCCTGCAGCTGGGCGTAGTCTTCTCGCGAGAGGGTGAAGATTTCCGGCAAATCCAGCCGAAACGCCACGGTCACGTCCGCATTCTTCGAGATAAGGCAATCCTTCTCCACCTTGTAGATGGGCTGCTTGGATTCCAGGGAAACGGAGGGCAGAACCTTATTGCTCATAAGCGGGAAAGCACCCAAACCAGCCGCTAGGCGCGGCTGGTCGGGTCCTCGTTGAGGCGTTGGAATAAGCGGCTGTGCCGGTTGGTGATGTACTTAGGCGAGGAGCGCCGGGCGGCGGCCTTCATCAGCCCGTGCTCGCCGTAGCGGCGGTTCAGGGCGAACACCCCGGCCCACATCCCGCCCCCGGCCAGGAAGGTGACCAGCACCGTGAGCACCAGCGGCAAGCCCAGCAGGTAGCAGGTCACGAACAGGGCAAACACCAGCCCGATGCCGGCGGCCAGGAAGTAGATGTTGCTGCCCACCAG
This region of Hymenobacter sp. GOD-10R genomic DNA includes:
- a CDS encoding TraG family conjugative transposon ATPase codes for the protein MSNKVLPSVSLESKQPIYKVEKDCLISKNADVTVAFRLDLPEIFTLSREDYAQLQAAFVKAVRLLPDHCVVHKQDWYVEDKYAPGFEAERTLLSSAYERHFNERPFLNHFCYLYITKTSSERPNWGSTSGLLARRNIVPKDMLDTKVLESFFDNVGQFVRTLEGVGPTNAPYIRSHRLTSDELAGTAEKAGLLEKYLALDLSDQALQVDLDLTEGLKVGAEFCQMFSVANLDDLPTSVETDIRYEQYSTEYSDFPISFAAPLGLLLGANHILNQYVFLDNTTKTVKTFEQKKDRLNSLSLYSRQNAINFEYYNAFLNELIAHKRRPVRVHCNVLTWGRHEEELTEVRKLVNAAFNAMNCKPRQNTVDIAALYWGGIPGNAGDFPSEETFYTFIEQAVCFWACETNYRSTGATKGIKLSDRLTGKPVLVDISDEPMKKQIIFNRNKFVLGPSGSGKSFFTNHMVRQYYEQGAHVLLVDTGNSYKGLCELVGGVYFTYEEDDPIAFNPFLISGKLDVEKKESIKTLLQALWKKDDESVSQSEYVSLSTAVSLYYVMLEANELIKPSFNTFYEFVKGPYRKILEEEKVREKDFDIDNFIYVLKPYYRGGEYDYLLNSEKELDLVQAPFIVFELDNIKDHPILFPVVTLIIMETFISKMRKLKGVRKMILIEEAWKALTTPGMAAYIKYLFKTVRKFFGEAIVVTQEIDDIIGNEIVKDAIINNSDCKILLDQRKFINRFDEIQALLSLTPKEKDLVLSINRDNKATRGRYTEVFISLGGVVSKVYAIEVSKEEYVTYTTEETEKVRLFEKLKQTGDMPTAIKLFANELREG
- a CDS encoding DUF4133 domain-containing protein, which translates into the protein MPIYDLNRGINKPVEFKGLVGSNIYFLAAGIGLVFALFVTCYLLGLPLVLTVLVTFLAGGGMWAGVFALNRRYGEHGLMKAAARRSSPKYITNRHSRLFQRLNEDPTSRA